A window of the Streptomyces sp. JB150 genome harbors these coding sequences:
- a CDS encoding GNAT family N-acetyltransferase — protein MASDRTDGMRVLRPDDWDVWYDTLLRAFGGAPEAPEERELWRELTEFDRSLAVWDGDAVVGTAGAFTFRLTVPGGASVPAAGVTMVSVAGTHRRRGVLTSMMRRQLDDVRSWGEPLAVLTASEPDIYGRFGYGAATYALRAEIDTARVRLSVPAGTDGVRLRYAAPADVLEDCEAVYARLVPGRPGMLARRPKWERVALLDPESEREGASPLQCVVAERNGRIAGYARYRVKLGWGDSGHDGTVSLEDLAAEDPAVDAALWRFLFGIDLTSTLVMRGRPVDDAWQYLVSDIRRCRTRQRDSLYLRPVEVGAALQARTYAAPVDVVLDVEDAFCPWNTGRWRLSGDAKGASCERTADAADLALTVRELGSAYLGGVSLTALAAAGRVRELRAGALAEASVAFGPAGPAPWLPHGF, from the coding sequence ATGGCGAGTGACCGGACGGACGGCATGCGCGTCCTGCGGCCGGACGACTGGGACGTGTGGTACGACACTCTGCTGCGGGCGTTCGGCGGTGCGCCGGAGGCGCCCGAGGAACGCGAACTGTGGCGTGAGCTCACCGAGTTCGACCGTTCCCTGGCCGTGTGGGACGGGGACGCGGTGGTGGGCACGGCCGGCGCGTTCACGTTCCGGCTGACGGTGCCCGGCGGGGCGTCGGTGCCCGCGGCCGGCGTCACCATGGTGAGCGTGGCCGGCACGCACCGGCGGCGCGGGGTGCTGACGTCGATGATGCGGCGGCAGCTGGACGACGTCCGCTCGTGGGGCGAGCCGCTGGCGGTGCTGACCGCCTCGGAGCCGGACATCTACGGACGGTTCGGGTACGGGGCGGCGACGTACGCGCTGCGCGCCGAGATCGACACGGCGCGGGTGCGGCTGTCGGTGCCGGCCGGGACCGACGGCGTACGGCTGCGCTACGCGGCGCCGGCCGATGTGCTGGAGGACTGCGAGGCGGTCTACGCCCGGCTGGTGCCCGGACGGCCGGGCATGCTGGCGCGGCGGCCGAAGTGGGAGCGGGTGGCGCTGCTGGACCCGGAGAGCGAGCGGGAGGGCGCGTCGCCGCTGCAGTGCGTGGTCGCCGAGCGGAACGGCCGGATCGCCGGGTACGCCCGGTACCGGGTGAAGCTCGGCTGGGGCGACAGCGGTCATGACGGCACGGTGTCGCTGGAGGACCTGGCGGCCGAGGATCCCGCGGTGGACGCGGCGCTGTGGCGGTTCCTGTTCGGGATCGACCTGACCTCCACGCTGGTGATGCGGGGGCGGCCGGTCGACGACGCCTGGCAGTACCTGGTGTCGGACATCCGCCGGTGCCGGACGCGGCAGCGGGACTCGCTGTACCTGCGGCCGGTGGAGGTGGGCGCCGCGCTCCAGGCGCGGACCTATGCCGCGCCGGTGGACGTGGTGCTGGACGTCGAGGACGCCTTCTGCCCGTGGAACACGGGGCGTTGGCGGCTCAGCGGGGACGCCAAGGGCGCCTCGTGCGAGCGTACGGCCGACGCGGCGGATCTGGCGCTGACCGTGCGGGAGCTGGGGTCGGCGTATCTCGGCGGGGTGAGCCTCACCGCGCTGGCCGCGGCCGGGCGGGTCCGGGAGCTGCGGGCGGGGGCGCTGGCGGAGGCGTCGGTGGCGTTCGGGCCGGCCGGGCCCGCGCCCTGGCTGCCGCACGGGTTCTGA
- a CDS encoding PP2C family protein-serine/threonine phosphatase produces the protein MAAGQRRAAAETFTARWKMQWHRVRVGLRKSAVDYFRGDGSDWVALAGLLLTVPLIAATTLANPVWCSPAALVLPIVAGGLLLRPASLLGLYAAAATALIVESVQLGPYTEGPSRVTPGVVLVVAACGFFGLLIAQFRSRVGVPWRRGGTMLFDLRERIRTQSRLPKLPAGWHREMALRPAGGQSFSGDFVVAARTNGGRTLEVVLTDVSGKGMDAASRALLLAGAFSGLLGSLPPHAFLPAANGYLLRQDWDEGFATSIHLVLDLDSGDYELYSAGHPPGLQLSAGSGRWEEKAAEGPLLGVYEGAQFDPVKGTLRPGDVLMLFTDGLVETSDRDIVEGIDRLTGEADRYVAGGFHGAAWHLIEAVAKDVNDDRALLLICREGPTAHAQPRP, from the coding sequence ATGGCAGCAGGACAACGGCGCGCGGCGGCCGAGACGTTCACGGCCCGGTGGAAGATGCAGTGGCACCGGGTCCGCGTCGGCCTGCGCAAAAGCGCCGTCGACTACTTCCGCGGCGACGGCTCCGACTGGGTCGCCCTCGCCGGACTGCTGCTCACCGTCCCGCTCATCGCCGCCACCACCCTCGCCAACCCGGTGTGGTGCTCCCCGGCCGCACTGGTCCTGCCGATCGTCGCGGGCGGCCTGCTGCTGCGCCCGGCGAGCCTGCTCGGCCTGTACGCGGCGGCCGCGACCGCCCTGATCGTGGAGTCGGTCCAGCTGGGCCCGTACACGGAAGGCCCCTCCCGGGTCACGCCGGGCGTGGTCCTCGTCGTCGCCGCCTGCGGCTTCTTCGGCCTGCTCATCGCCCAGTTCCGCAGCCGGGTCGGCGTGCCCTGGCGGCGCGGCGGCACCATGCTGTTCGACCTGCGCGAACGCATCCGCACCCAGAGCCGGCTGCCCAAGCTGCCGGCCGGCTGGCACCGCGAGATGGCGCTGCGCCCGGCCGGCGGCCAGTCCTTCTCCGGCGACTTCGTGGTCGCGGCCCGCACCAACGGCGGCCGCACCCTGGAGGTCGTCCTCACCGACGTCTCCGGCAAGGGCATGGACGCCGCCTCCCGCGCCCTCCTCCTGGCCGGCGCGTTCAGCGGCCTGCTCGGCTCGCTGCCCCCGCACGCCTTCCTCCCGGCCGCCAACGGCTACCTGCTGCGCCAGGACTGGGACGAGGGGTTCGCCACCTCCATCCACCTGGTCCTCGACCTCGACTCCGGCGACTACGAGCTGTACTCCGCCGGCCACCCGCCGGGCCTCCAGCTCAGCGCGGGCAGCGGCCGCTGGGAGGAGAAGGCAGCCGAGGGGCCCCTGCTCGGCGTCTACGAGGGCGCCCAGTTCGACCCGGTCAAGGGCACCCTCCGCCCCGGCGACGTCCTCATGCTCTTCACCGACGGCCTGGTCGAGACCTCCGACCGCGACATCGTCGAGGGCATCGACCGCCTCACCGGCGAGGCCGACCGCTACGTCGCCGGCGGCTTCCACGGCGCCGCCTGGCACCTCATCGAGGCCGTCGCCAAGGACGTCAACGACGACCGGGCCCTCCTCCTCATCTGCCGCGAGGGCCCGACCGCACACGCCCAGCCCCGCCCGTAG
- a CDS encoding HD domain-containing protein, which produces MTETPRTLPLAEVEALARAAHEGQTDKAGRPYAEHLQAVAEGVRARGGDDEQIAAAWLHDAVEDDALPERWLHQAPLSRRTKDIVLAVSKRAGESPEAYAARILATPGALLVKEADLAHNADPARLAALDEPTRTRLTEKYARMRALLGLGE; this is translated from the coding sequence GTGACCGAGACACCGCGCACCCTGCCGCTCGCCGAGGTCGAGGCGCTGGCCCGGGCGGCCCACGAGGGGCAGACCGACAAGGCCGGGCGGCCGTACGCCGAGCACCTGCAGGCCGTCGCGGAGGGCGTCCGCGCCCGCGGCGGCGACGACGAGCAGATCGCCGCCGCCTGGCTGCACGACGCCGTCGAGGACGACGCGCTGCCCGAGCGGTGGCTGCACCAGGCCCCGCTGAGCCGCCGTACGAAGGACATCGTGCTGGCGGTCAGCAAGCGGGCGGGGGAGTCCCCGGAGGCGTACGCCGCGCGGATCCTCGCCACGCCCGGCGCGCTGCTGGTGAAGGAGGCCGACCTCGCCCACAACGCGGACCCGGCCCGCCTCGCCGCCCTGGACGAGCCGACCCGCACACGACTGACCGAGAAGTACGCGCGGATGCGCGCACTCCTCGGTCTCGGGGAATGA